TCTACTGGTCGCTCTCCTCGCCTGTTTAACAGTGGATGGTCTTGAAACGGCAGCGGTAATTCCAATAACAGTCGCGTCACTGCTTTCACAATTTGAAGTGGCCGGAACCACACGAGCAGCCATAGGCCTTGTCATGGTCAACCTCTTAGGAGGACTGGTCGCGTCAGCGGCTTTCGTACTGCTGCAAGTGCACCCAACACCTACTTTTCTGTTCTTAATCGTATTTTTGGCAGGGCTAATCTTTGGTGGCAGCGCTGCACTTGAAGACCGCAACGCAAAAGTTTACGCGGGGGCTCTGATGACTTTCCTTATCGTATTCGGGCTAGGTGTATCACCCCTACCCGGAACGGCAGCTGAAACCTTCTCTACGCGGGTGAATTATATACTCGTGGCTGTTGGCTACACCATCTTTATGGCTGCTTTACTTTGGCCTCAATTGACGCGTGAAAATGCCGTCAGATAGGATACGTTTGGTAGCTATCACATTGATTATTCGTCACTGTGATAGCAGTATTTGATGCTCATGAATGAGCAACGTAGATTTACAGCGCGAAATGAACCAGTTTTTCGTTCGCCGGTCACACAGTTTGCCTAATTCAAGTCAGTGCTTGAGCACTGTTTTCGCCACTTTCGGTGGTCAAGGCAAAACAAAGAATTGGTTGAGATACGAGCGTAAATCTACACAACAGCCAAGACGAGCGTCATAGCCACCCCGGAAATGATGTGCTGATATAATTACCCTTTCTCAATTAAAGCAGAAGCATAAAGAGGTGAATCAGGCCCTCACGTCTTTTGTCTGATCCACTCCCTGTAAATAAAGGGCCAAAACAGGGTGGTGTAAATATTTCAGACATCACAAGGAGAAGGCGCACACGCCACTTGTCACTGCACGCTCGCGTCTCCATTGGTTCAGAAAGGTGACGTTTATCTTATTGTGCGCTACACTTATTGCGAGAATATACAAAAAGGGGAAAATCCATGATTGTCAAAGTAGGCGCGGCAAGGCGTGAATGGGCAGATACTGCTGTGATTTACGACGAAACGATCGATGAATCTCATGCAGAAACCACAGCTGATGGTAGTCTTCAAATCAGTTTCGTTGCTTCTGCCATTCACGGCCGTGACCGTGATTCATCTAAGTATCGATATACAATGATATTTTCAGCTCACGAGCTATCCATTCTAAATGGTTTTGGTTCCGATTAAGTACTGGATCGCCAATAGAATCTAATTTGTAACATCATAAACTAACCAAACCTGTTGCATCCCAACAGAACGCGCAGTCGTATTTACAGCACCGCACAATTTGAAATGTTTCTTGGTCCTGTGGTTTGAGGCGCAGACTGCTCGCAAGCTGCTGATTGCACCCCGCGACGAGAACAAAGCTATTACCGCGGGTTCGATCCACGGCTGCCATATAGATGTTGAGTTTCGCCTAAATTTGAGCCCGATTTCCATTTCGAGTCAAGCCACACGAATACGGAAGTAGAAAGGAGATTCAACAGGAAACAGGTGCTAGGTTTGATCAAAATCAAACACAAAACTTGGTCAAATTCCGGCTGAATTCAACACTCCATTTGGATCAGCGGTTGTTGACTGTGAGTCAAGAACACGTGTGCCAACATCCCTTACAGATACTGCTAGGCGTTGCTGCAGCGAACGTAAAAGCTGTTAACTCAACCGATTGATGATTTCCAATTTCTCTTCTCCGCCAACTAAAGTGGATGCTTCGAGCATCAAACAGCCAGACCGTTTGATCTGTTCACTCGAACTTGACAACCGTGTCACGACGCAACTAATTAATAGTTGAGTAAACGAGTCGGGTTTATGGCGGAGTCGAAGTTCGGCCCGGACACGTCGCTCTTGGGGAAATTTCGGACTGGGGTTGATGAATAGCAGTAGATTCACATGGGGCATCGTAATCAGCTCGGTCCTGATAAGGACTAGACTGCTGATTTACATAACTTTTCTAAGCATTTTTTGTATAGCGTTACCGCTTCTTTTACCGCTCATAACTCAGCATTTTATTGACAGGGTCACAAACGGTCACGCCCTCGCAAGCACATACAATTGTCTTTTGGTTTTCTCAGCTGTCGTTATTGCAGTGTCGACACCAATGGTGAATCTTTTCAATACGGCTTTGCTCTCTCGGCTGTCTTCCTTCATTGAAAAGCGATTTCAAGTTAAAATACTTCTTAGTTTGTTTTTGTCATTTCGATCGTCTCCTTTCACCTACCAGAGCGATTTGCAGGGATTGTTCATCAAATCTCGCAGTATCGCTTCTTTTATCAGCGGTGCTCTTCCTTCGCTGTGCATCAGCGTTCTTGTATCGATATCTTGCTTTGCTCTGATGTTTTCATACGATCAAGCAATTGCGGTTATCACACTTTTCATATCCTCGGCCAGCAGCTTTGCTATCTACGCCACTCAATCCAAAATTGTTGGTGCGGTTAACGCAGGTTACTTATCTCAGTCCGAACGTCAGGGGTTTTTGAGCGAAACATTGCGAGGACTGCGCGTAATTGCAAACCAAACCATGGAATTTTACGTTCTGAGAAAGTGGGCGGCAATAGTTCGCCGAAGCACGGAAAGCTCCATCGCGCTCGCTTACTATGGGACCTATGCGCCGACGATCTCATCGATCTCTTCAGGATTAGTGACGATAGTGATCGTTGTTCTCGGGTCCTATCGTATAACCGAGGGGACCATATCCCTTGGCGATCTATTGGCGATCAACATCTTGGCAATGAACATTAGTGTGCCTTTCAGCGCCGCCGCAGCACTTAATCGACAATTCCAAGAAGCCAAGGTTGCAATGCATGATTTGCATCGGTTCTTCGCAGAAAAAGGTAACGTGTTAACGCGG
This genomic stretch from Ochrobactrum sp. BTU1 harbors:
- a CDS encoding ATP-binding cassette domain-containing protein, whose amino-acid sequence is MNSSRFTWGIVISSVLIRTRLLIYITFLSIFCIALPLLLPLITQHFIDRVTNGHALASTYNCLLVFSAVVIAVSTPMVNLFNTALLSRLSSFIEKRFQVKILLSLFLSFRSSPFTYQSDLQGLFIKSRSIASFISGALPSLCISVLVSISCFALMFSYDQAIAVITLFISSASSFAIYATQSKIVGAVNAGYLSQSERQGFLSETLRGLRVIANQTMEFYVLRKWAAIVRRSTESSIALAYYGTYAPTISSISSGLVTIVIVVLGSYRITEGTISLGDLLAINILAMNISVPFSAAAALNRQFQEAKVAMHDLHRFFAEKGNVLTRGINPIAAPVSVTMEGVSLTYPGQDRPSLIDISLELPQTGLVAFVGKNGAGKSSLIKTIIGENTPTVGTVLYNGFPASYYSKISFRRSFGIVEQDSALFQGTLYDNLTVGLRDSPDEPTIMSALAFAGCSRILDRFQHGLDTVLEPEARNLSGGERQRFMIARAVLRNPSIAIFDEPTSSLDVETAMVIERKLEQWSKDRLVILVTHHLHAVKCAQLIVVLDQGKLVAQGNHAELIDSSELYRDMWADYTRETPL